One Bacteriovorax sp. PP10 DNA window includes the following coding sequences:
- a CDS encoding prolyl oligopeptidase family serine peptidase — translation MEDKYLWLEDVLGDSSLAWARERNKKTIAMFEKEEWFNQDVENLQTILQSKEKIPVVYFIEDGFVYNFWTDETNIQGQLRRSTFESYKKSEPGWDVLLDLDALSKVEGQKWVFHDFDISPNKKRALVFLSPGGTDADVVREFDLFTRTFVSGGFELPVAKGSVQWMSDDELFVSRDFGPETVTNSGYARLIKRWKRGESVDKAQTIFEIPKENNATDMRVYHEDGKASFVASVHIDFYTTEFFKYDGSQFKQLDLPKKFESTGGNLTGFNFVLSQDWKEFLIGDVLHFDYTTEVAELVYRAPAHSAIYSARTIKSGLFIIVDTDVKGSFFYVKKENGKWISEKIALPENGSLDTLTTSVKTDDFFIMFDSFNTPVSYYYGNKNKIEGIVKRQPGFFDFENTEVSQHFTKSPDGTRVPYFVVHKKGLKYDGKNPTILYGYGGFEISLKPHFSNILGKVWFEKGGVYVLANIRGGGEYGPAWHQSALKEKRQRAYDDFYAIAEDVIAKNITSSQHLGAHGGSNGGLLMGVCFTQRPELFKAINCGVPLLDMRRYHKLLAGYSWIAEYGNPDEADGAFISKLSPYHNINEEQKNYPMMFLNTSTKDDRVHPGHARKFAATLEEYGIDYIYHENIDGGHAGASNLKELAFMKAMDYAFFWKYLK, via the coding sequence ATGGAAGACAAGTATTTATGGCTTGAAGATGTTTTGGGTGACAGTAGTCTTGCATGGGCAAGAGAGCGCAATAAAAAAACCATTGCAATGTTTGAAAAAGAAGAATGGTTCAATCAAGATGTTGAGAACCTACAGACGATTTTACAATCAAAAGAAAAAATCCCGGTTGTTTATTTCATCGAAGATGGTTTCGTCTATAATTTCTGGACAGATGAAACAAATATCCAAGGTCAATTGAGACGTTCAACTTTTGAAAGTTATAAAAAATCAGAACCTGGCTGGGATGTTCTTCTCGATTTAGATGCACTTTCAAAAGTAGAAGGACAAAAGTGGGTCTTCCACGATTTTGATATCTCTCCAAATAAAAAACGCGCTTTAGTTTTTCTGTCTCCCGGCGGAACCGATGCTGATGTGGTGAGAGAGTTCGATCTATTCACAAGAACATTTGTGAGTGGTGGTTTTGAACTTCCTGTTGCTAAAGGTAGCGTGCAATGGATGAGCGATGATGAGTTGTTTGTCAGCCGAGATTTTGGACCGGAAACAGTCACCAATAGCGGTTATGCAAGATTAATCAAAAGATGGAAAAGAGGTGAGTCTGTAGATAAGGCCCAAACTATTTTTGAAATTCCTAAAGAAAATAATGCCACTGACATGAGAGTTTATCATGAAGATGGCAAAGCTAGTTTTGTGGCCTCAGTTCATATAGATTTTTACACTACTGAATTTTTCAAATACGACGGATCTCAGTTTAAGCAACTTGATCTTCCCAAAAAGTTTGAATCAACGGGAGGCAATCTTACTGGATTTAATTTTGTATTAAGCCAGGATTGGAAAGAGTTTCTCATTGGAGATGTTCTTCATTTTGACTACACCACAGAAGTGGCCGAGCTGGTGTATAGAGCTCCTGCTCATTCTGCCATTTACTCTGCGCGAACGATTAAGAGTGGACTCTTTATCATTGTAGACACTGATGTAAAAGGCAGCTTCTTCTATGTAAAAAAAGAAAATGGAAAATGGATATCTGAAAAAATTGCACTACCGGAAAACGGAAGTCTCGATACATTAACGACATCTGTGAAGACGGATGATTTTTTTATTATGTTCGATTCATTCAATACTCCTGTGTCTTATTATTATGGAAATAAAAATAAGATAGAGGGCATCGTAAAAAGACAACCAGGATTTTTTGATTTCGAAAATACAGAAGTTTCCCAGCACTTCACAAAAAGTCCTGATGGTACAAGAGTTCCTTATTTTGTAGTTCACAAAAAAGGTCTTAAGTATGATGGAAAAAATCCTACTATCCTTTACGGATACGGTGGTTTTGAAATTTCATTAAAACCTCACTTCAGTAATATATTAGGCAAAGTATGGTTTGAAAAAGGTGGTGTGTATGTTCTGGCAAATATCAGAGGTGGCGGTGAGTATGGGCCTGCTTGGCACCAGAGTGCACTAAAAGAGAAACGTCAGCGTGCCTATGATGACTTTTATGCTATCGCTGAAGACGTGATTGCCAAGAATATTACTTCGTCACAACACTTGGGAGCTCATGGTGGGAGTAACGGTGGACTGTTAATGGGAGTTTGTTTCACACAAAGGCCGGAGTTATTCAAGGCCATTAATTGTGGAGTGCCTTTGTTGGATATGCGCCGCTATCATAAACTGCTTGCTGGTTATAGCTGGATTGCTGAGTACGGAAATCCTGATGAAGCAGATGGAGCTTTCATTAGTAAACTGTCGCCTTATCACAATATTAACGAAGAGCAAAAGAACTACCCGATGATGTTCTTAAACACTTCAACGAAGGATGATAGAGTTCATCCTGGGCATGCCAGAAAATTTGCAGCGACTTTAGAAGAGTACGGAATTGATTATATTTATCATGAAAATATTGATGGTGGACATGCAGGTGCTTCTAATTTGAAGGAGCTGGCTTTTATGAAGGCAATGGATTATGCTTTTTTCTGGAAGTATTTAAAATAA
- a CDS encoding Fpg/Nei family DNA glycosylase, with protein sequence MPELPEVETIKNQLTPILPFKIEAAVFSPLTKRMVKQMDFDPTNFTITKIRRHAKWLIFELSPYGYILSHLGMSGSWQMSHAPLAEKHGHIEFIDKSKAQFGVLTYIDPRRFGHFYLLTNENFKIKEDALPIDITSPDFDVDHIAEIFFKYPNKPIKPFLLDQKAFPGVGNYMASEICARAGILPTRLTGNIEADEIQKIKDAMNVVVNGAVETKGTTFSGGYRDANGDKGEGVKHLVVFYQNHCQMCLEEGIVTKVIKTIQGGRGTYHCPRHQK encoded by the coding sequence TTGCCAGAACTACCCGAAGTCGAAACCATAAAAAACCAACTCACTCCAATCTTACCTTTCAAGATTGAAGCGGCCGTCTTCTCCCCTCTAACAAAACGCATGGTCAAACAAATGGATTTCGATCCAACAAATTTCACCATCACTAAAATTCGCAGACACGCCAAGTGGCTCATCTTCGAACTCTCTCCATACGGATACATCTTATCTCACCTAGGAATGAGCGGTTCATGGCAAATGTCCCACGCCCCTCTAGCAGAAAAACACGGTCACATCGAATTCATCGATAAATCAAAAGCACAGTTCGGAGTTCTAACCTACATCGACCCACGCCGCTTCGGGCATTTCTACCTACTCACAAACGAAAACTTCAAAATCAAAGAAGACGCTCTACCAATCGATATCACCTCACCTGATTTCGACGTGGATCATATTGCAGAAATTTTCTTCAAATACCCCAATAAGCCTATTAAGCCTTTCCTGCTCGATCAAAAAGCATTCCCTGGTGTCGGTAACTACATGGCCTCGGAAATTTGTGCGCGAGCTGGAATTTTACCGACAAGACTTACAGGAAACATCGAAGCCGATGAAATCCAAAAAATTAAAGATGCAATGAATGTCGTTGTGAATGGTGCAGTTGAAACGAAAGGAACAACTTTCAGTGGCGGCTACCGTGATGCTAACGGCGATAAAGGCGAAGGAGTAAAACACTTAGTGGTTTTTTATCAGAATCATTGTCAGATGTGTTTGGAAGAAGGAATCGTCACAAAAGTTATCAAGACAATTCAAGGCGGACGAGGGACATATCACTGCCCTCGCCACCAAAAATAA